Proteins from one Cyanobacteria bacterium FACHB-DQ100 genomic window:
- a CDS encoding 4-(cytidine 5'-diphospho)-2-C-methyl-D-erythritol kinase: MRSYSLIAPAKINLYLQIVGDRPDGFHELIMVLQSIELADRVTVRSRSVDDIWVQCDHPAVPVDQTNLAYRAAELMMREFPEVYARFGGIEIDLHKRIPMGAGLAGGSSNAAAVLVGIDLMWNLGLTQSELQDLGAKLGSDVPFCISGGTALATGRGENLAALTSLDHLYVVLAKYRDLPVSTPWAYQTYRRNFGETYAKTSQEIEAKKARSRAILSAIAHHDYTQIGQQLHNDLEKVVLPEFAKVQQLRDQFARFNPIGTMMSGSGSTVFALSESRSQAEAIKNAMRANIPDPELELWVTKLSQRGVHLATH, from the coding sequence ATGCGCTCCTATTCTCTAATTGCTCCCGCTAAAATTAACCTCTATTTGCAAATTGTTGGCGATCGCCCGGATGGATTTCATGAACTCATCATGGTTCTGCAAAGCATTGAACTCGCCGATCGGGTGACGGTACGATCGCGCAGTGTGGACGACATCTGGGTTCAGTGTGATCATCCTGCGGTTCCGGTGGATCAGACTAATTTGGCATATCGTGCCGCAGAGCTGATGATGCGCGAATTTCCAGAAGTGTATGCGAGGTTTGGCGGTATCGAAATCGATTTGCATAAGCGCATTCCAATGGGTGCGGGTCTAGCAGGCGGTTCGAGTAACGCTGCTGCGGTTCTGGTTGGAATCGATTTAATGTGGAATTTAGGCTTAACGCAGTCCGAGCTACAGGATTTGGGTGCGAAGCTTGGTTCAGACGTTCCCTTTTGCATTTCGGGTGGCACGGCGCTGGCAACCGGACGTGGCGAGAATCTTGCGGCTTTGACGAGTTTAGATCACCTGTATGTTGTGTTAGCAAAATATCGGGATTTGCCTGTTTCAACGCCTTGGGCATATCAAACCTATCGACGAAACTTTGGTGAAACTTATGCCAAAACGTCACAAGAAATTGAGGCGAAAAAAGCCCGATCAAGAGCGATTTTGAGCGCGATCGCCCACCATGATTACACACAGATCGGTCAGCAGTTGCACAATGATTTAGAAAAAGTTGTGCTCCCTGAATTTGCAAAAGTGCAGCAATTGCGTGATCAGTTTGCGCGATTTAATCCAATTGGCACAATGATGTCAGGCTCAGGATCGACGGTCTTTGCATTATCAGAATCGCGATCGCAAGCCGAAGCGATTAAAAACGCAATGCGAGCAAATATTCCCGATCCAGAGTTAGAACTTTGGGTGACAAAATTAAGTCAGCGCGGCGTTCATTTAGCAACTCATTAA
- a CDS encoding DUF3082 domain-containing protein, which produces MADSPTPKASQMPSPLRCFIGAIVAGVMAYALYNMTSAIGISFATKPIVADSLVVQRISSAVRTLVLGMSAMGTGIFGLAAFGLAGLGVQLLLRKPEQEQRPD; this is translated from the coding sequence ATGGCAGATTCACCCACACCTAAAGCCTCTCAAATGCCGAGTCCGCTTCGCTGTTTTATTGGTGCGATCGTGGCGGGTGTGATGGCATATGCGCTTTACAACATGACTAGCGCGATCGGAATTTCCTTTGCAACAAAACCAATTGTCGCAGATAGCTTGGTGGTTCAACGCATTTCTTCAGCGGTTAGAACTTTAGTGCTGGGGATGAGCGCGATGGGAACAGGGATTTTTGGGCTTGCCGCGTTTGGGCTGGCTGGCTTAGGGGTGCAATTGCTGCTGCGTAAGCCTGAACAAGAACAGCGGCCGGATTAG